The following coding sequences are from one Treponema parvum window:
- a CDS encoding gluconate 5-dehydrogenase, with protein sequence MIDVNSFRLDGKIALVTGASYGIGFSIASAFARCGATIVFNDIKQDLVNQGLEAYKKENIKAHGYVCDVTDEDQVLELVKKIEKDVGIIDILVNNAGIIKRIPMIEMSAADFRKVIDVDLNAPFIVSKAVLPSMIKKGHGKIINICSMMSELGRETVSAYAAAKGGLKMLTRNICSEYGDKNIQCNGIGPGYIATPQTAPLREKQPDGSMHPFDSFIRAKTPAGRWGSPEDLQGPAIFLASDASNFVNGQIVYVDGGILAYIGKQPQ encoded by the coding sequence ATGATTGATGTGAACAGTTTTCGTTTGGATGGAAAAATCGCGCTGGTTACCGGCGCTTCCTATGGGATAGGTTTTTCAATAGCTTCGGCTTTCGCGAGATGCGGCGCCACGATCGTCTTTAACGATATAAAGCAAGATCTTGTGAATCAGGGGCTTGAGGCGTATAAAAAAGAAAACATAAAAGCACACGGATATGTATGTGACGTTACCGACGAGGATCAAGTTCTTGAACTTGTAAAGAAAATCGAAAAGGACGTAGGCATTATAGACATCCTTGTAAACAACGCGGGAATTATAAAGCGCATTCCGATGATCGAAATGTCCGCCGCCGATTTCCGTAAGGTAATTGACGTAGATTTGAACGCGCCTTTTATAGTTTCTAAGGCCGTACTTCCTTCCATGATCAAAAAAGGCCACGGAAAGATCATAAATATCTGTTCGATGATGTCCGAGCTCGGCCGTGAAACGGTCAGCGCCTATGCAGCCGCCAAGGGCGGTCTTAAAATGCTCACGCGCAATATCTGTTCCGAATACGGCGACAAAAACATTCAGTGCAACGGCATAGGCCCAGGTTACATTGCAACTCCGCAGACGGCGCCTCTTCGCGAAAAACAGCCCGACGGTTCAATGCACCCGTTCGATTCTTTCATACGCGCAAAAACTCCCGCCGGACGCTGGGGATCGCCCGAAGACTTACAGGGCCCTGCGATCTTCCTTGCTTCCGATGCGTCTAATTTTGTGAACGGGCAGATAGTTTACGTTGACGGCGGAATTTTAGCCTATATAGGAAAACAGCCGCAATAA
- the kduI gene encoding 5-dehydro-4-deoxy-D-glucuronate isomerase: MDIRYSTGKEPFSRMNTRELRKEFLVTNIFKADEVSVVYSHIDRIVVMGAMPVKKTVDLKSGFDPMKDFGVDFFLQRREMGIINIGGSGTVNADGKSYKINNYDAMYIGAGIKDISFSSDDAKSPAKFYMTSSPAHTPYPVKVIPLSEAKHVKAGSADDANERTINQYIHPDVLDTCQLSMGLTHLEKGSVWNTMPAHTHERRMEVYFYFDVPENQTVFHFMGEPQETRHIIVHNDEAVINPSWSIHSGCGTTNYTFIWAMCGENRTYTDQDWIKTEDLR, translated from the coding sequence ATCGACATACGTTATTCCACAGGAAAAGAGCCCTTTTCAAGGATGAACACGCGGGAACTCAGAAAAGAATTTCTTGTAACAAATATATTTAAAGCGGACGAAGTGAGCGTTGTATATAGCCATATCGACCGCATAGTTGTGATGGGCGCGATGCCCGTTAAAAAAACGGTCGACTTAAAAAGCGGCTTTGATCCGATGAAAGATTTCGGGGTGGACTTTTTTTTGCAGCGGCGTGAAATGGGAATAATCAACATAGGCGGAAGCGGAACAGTTAATGCCGACGGGAAATCGTACAAGATAAACAATTACGACGCCATGTACATAGGAGCGGGAATAAAAGACATTTCCTTTTCTTCCGACGACGCCAAATCTCCAGCTAAATTTTACATGACCTCTTCCCCGGCCCATACTCCATATCCTGTAAAAGTTATTCCTTTAAGCGAGGCAAAACACGTAAAAGCCGGCAGCGCTGACGACGCTAACGAGAGAACTATAAATCAGTACATTCATCCCGATGTTCTCGACACCTGCCAGCTTTCAATGGGGCTTACGCATCTTGAAAAAGGTTCGGTATGGAACACCATGCCGGCTCATACGCATGAGAGACGCATGGAAGTTTATTTTTATTTTGACGTTCCTGAAAATCAAACGGTGTTCCATTTTATGGGTGAACCGCAGGAAACAAGGCATATTATCGTTCACAATGACGAAGCGGTTATAAACCCGTCCTGGTCCATACACAGCGGATGCGGAACCACAAATTACACGTTTATTTGGGCTATGTGCGGAGAAAACAGGACGTATACGGATCAGGATTGGATAAAAACCGAAGATTTGCGGTAA
- a CDS encoding Rpn family recombination-promoting nuclease/putative transposase — MAKHNRRYKDSVFVDLFSTDKDAKARFLSLYNALHGTHLDSSTELKPLKLEQAMYTKLSNDVSCLIDNKIIVLAEHQSTINENMPLRCLQYVARLYEQIQDPKAKYHRALQKIPTPEFYVFYNGTENYPVCKTLKLSDAYIVKPELSPLELAIEVLNINTDKANKVLTTCRPLEEYSMFVEAVRRNTALDKEYGFENAIKECIQNDILREYLQRKSREVMNMLLSEYDYDTDIAVQREEAGKIAFAEGEERGAHQKALETAKNLLGLGLSIENIAQATGLSKEEVESL, encoded by the coding sequence ATGGCAAAACACAACCGCCGGTACAAGGATTCGGTTTTTGTCGACCTGTTCAGCACCGACAAAGACGCTAAAGCTAGGTTTTTATCTCTGTACAATGCCTTGCACGGCACACACCTCGACAGTTCTACTGAATTGAAACCGCTCAAACTTGAACAGGCTATGTATACGAAGTTGTCGAACGACGTGTCATGCCTGATCGATAACAAAATTATCGTATTAGCCGAGCATCAATCGACGATAAACGAGAACATGCCTCTGCGCTGTTTGCAATACGTCGCGCGACTGTACGAGCAGATTCAAGACCCTAAAGCAAAGTACCACAGAGCCCTGCAAAAGATTCCCACGCCTGAGTTCTATGTGTTTTACAACGGAACTGAAAATTATCCCGTCTGCAAGACGCTAAAGCTTTCAGACGCCTACATCGTAAAGCCGGAACTCTCACCGTTGGAACTTGCGATAGAGGTGCTCAACATCAATACGGATAAGGCAAATAAAGTCTTGACAACTTGCAGACCATTGGAAGAATACAGTATGTTTGTAGAAGCCGTGCGCCGCAACACTGCGCTCGACAAAGAGTACGGCTTTGAAAACGCAATCAAAGAATGCATACAAAATGACATCTTACGAGAATACCTGCAACGAAAATCACGGGAGGTGATGAACATGTTATTGTCTGAATATGATTATGATACTGACATAGCGGTACAGCGCGAAGAAGCGGGCAAGATAGCTTTTGCCGAAGGCGAAGAGAGAGGTGCGCACCAAAAAGCGCTTGAAACGGCAAAGAATTTACTAGGTTTAGGACTGTCGATTGAAAATATTGCACAGGCTACAGGCCTTTCCAAGGAAGAAGTGGAAAGTTTATAA
- a CDS encoding DJ-1 family glyoxalase III, producing the protein MKKVIVFLAPGFEETEAVTPVDYLRRAGVEVVTAALPAHGESAGKRIFGSHKVEISADVLFSDWLAKNGEALPDAVFIPGGMPGAANVGLDAGACDFIRRMFMKEKLVAAICAAPVVVLAKLGVLSGKRFTCYPGMETQLSEYCGSSYPEITAGSVLVKNVPFVRDGNVLTGRGPGTAGYFAVEMVSALCGSDKAKEIERAVLL; encoded by the coding sequence ATGAAAAAAGTGATTGTTTTTTTAGCTCCCGGTTTTGAAGAAACGGAAGCGGTGACTCCCGTCGACTATTTACGCAGGGCGGGCGTCGAAGTTGTTACGGCCGCACTTCCCGCACACGGTGAAAGCGCAGGTAAAAGGATTTTCGGTTCGCACAAGGTTGAAATTTCTGCGGATGTTTTGTTTTCCGATTGGCTCGCCAAGAACGGCGAAGCCTTGCCGGATGCGGTTTTCATTCCCGGAGGAATGCCGGGCGCCGCGAACGTAGGGCTTGACGCGGGCGCTTGCGATTTTATACGCAGGATGTTTATGAAAGAAAAGCTTGTTGCGGCCATATGCGCGGCGCCCGTAGTCGTGCTTGCCAAACTCGGCGTTCTTTCAGGCAAGCGTTTTACATGCTATCCCGGAATGGAAACTCAGCTTTCCGAATACTGCGGCAGCTCGTATCCCGAAATTACGGCAGGCAGCGTCCTCGTAAAGAACGTTCCGTTTGTGCGCGACGGGAATGTTTTGACGGGACGAGGCCCCGGAACGGCCGGATATTTTGCCGTTGAAATGGTAAGCGCTTTATGCGGATCTGACAAAGCGAAAGAAATTGAACGGGCTGTGCTCTTATAA
- a CDS encoding response regulator, translating into MKQVLIIDASPMFREFLTDKLSAEKIAVEVSQGERDAFIKMISILPDLVVIDIKTTSAHLAEFLFKKQNDPNAKSIPIIISGPTIEHEKLAQFIQYGVIKYFTKPIKFDIFFETIGRVLKEPFSIDMTPCILDLHLNNNIIFVEISEGLNREKLSLLKYKISEMIDANDLNAPKIVVMLTNLTLSFVDVTNLELLFSSVIGDERIKKKNIKILSLDPIIKELINGHPEYDGIEVVNNLSIVLNSLVESPTLSNTPELITDKILSADRNVASGSVEMRFLSDSGDAAKGESTGNMINIAVIDNGSVTRQILKNALFGIGANCSLFATGEEFLKTLPNTKYNLIILDVFINGGLGFEILRELKKNPKSPPVIVYSQVVQPSTIIQVLSLGAKTFMAKPQKPEVIAKKAVDVLNGKS; encoded by the coding sequence ATGAAGCAGGTTCTTATAATAGACGCGTCTCCCATGTTCCGCGAATTTTTGACCGATAAATTATCGGCCGAAAAAATAGCCGTTGAAGTTTCACAGGGAGAACGCGACGCTTTTATCAAGATGATTTCAATTCTTCCCGACCTTGTAGTCATCGACATCAAAACTACTTCAGCTCACTTGGCGGAATTTCTTTTTAAAAAGCAAAACGATCCCAATGCAAAATCCATTCCCATAATAATTTCAGGCCCCACCATAGAGCACGAAAAACTCGCCCAGTTCATACAGTACGGCGTTATAAAATATTTTACCAAACCCATAAAATTTGACATTTTCTTTGAAACGATCGGCCGCGTCCTCAAAGAGCCTTTTTCAATCGACATGACGCCGTGCATTCTGGATCTGCATTTAAACAACAATATTATCTTTGTGGAAATTTCCGAAGGCCTTAACAGAGAAAAACTTTCGCTTTTAAAATACAAAATTTCCGAAATGATCGATGCGAACGATCTTAACGCGCCTAAAATTGTCGTAATGCTTACAAACCTAACTTTAAGCTTTGTAGACGTTACAAATCTTGAACTTTTGTTTTCAAGCGTTATCGGCGATGAGAGGATCAAAAAGAAGAACATAAAGATTCTTTCTCTGGATCCTATCATAAAAGAATTAATAAATGGTCATCCGGAATATGACGGCATTGAAGTTGTAAACAATTTATCGATCGTTTTAAATTCCCTGGTCGAGTCCCCGACGCTGTCTAATACGCCCGAACTTATAACCGATAAAATTCTGTCCGCAGACAGAAACGTTGCAAGCGGTTCCGTCGAAATGCGTTTTTTATCGGACTCAGGGGATGCCGCCAAAGGCGAATCTACCGGAAACATGATTAACATCGCCGTAATCGACAACGGTTCCGTTACTCGTCAAATATTAAAAAACGCTTTATTCGGCATAGGAGCAAACTGTTCTTTGTTCGCTACAGGCGAGGAATTTCTTAAGACTCTGCCAAACACAAAGTATAACCTTATAATCCTTGACGTTTTTATAAACGGCGGGCTCGGTTTTGAAATTCTCCGCGAACTTAAAAAAAATCCCAAATCGCCTCCGGTCATTGTATACTCTCAGGTGGTTCAGCCTTCAACCATAATCCAAGTTCTCTCACTGGGAGCGAAAACGTTTATGGCCAAACCCCAAAAACCCGAAGTCATAGCAAAAAAGGCTGTGGACGTTCTAAATGGAAAATCTTGA
- a CDS encoding response regulator yields the protein MENLDPKQEFDGGIIANTLHEIRTPIQTIIGTLELLSETSLNEEQVEYIHQIQFGADILLSMADDVLDLSKIRSGNFKLESISYNVHSLVEHVTDLVCIEAFNKGLEVVTDIAEDVPVTVIGDPTRVQQILLNLLKNAVKFTGEGHVLCRLSVLKQNLMFEVFDTGMGITKEARKKLFTSFFQADASIARKYGGTGLGLSICKTLVAAMNGTIGVSKNKPKGTRFWFSIPLKLPHARKAKHRAAIKDSRTKILIVDNNKTACKSILNKIVQCGFSAENIFTVNSGKSALSALKKAVKEKKPFSIALIDMIMPKMDGWYLASEIRTRNLCLNTKLYMLSPEGQMGGEAKMKLLNWFNGYLYKPVKQAKLYQILQDAVGFHRSAEAQKESDINSGERQEIQEQVAHGLSVLVVEDHPVNRKLISTFLQKLGVEVLEASDGSEAVEMIKQNPETDMVFMDILMANKNGIEATDEIRAMDYRGIVIACTANNDFASVDEYEKHGINDTLIKPFKSSDIKKMLLKWQDFRILPAEPIPEDA from the coding sequence ATGGAAAATCTTGATCCGAAACAGGAATTCGACGGCGGCATCATTGCAAATACGCTGCATGAAATACGGACTCCTATCCAAACCATCATAGGAACCTTGGAGCTGTTGTCCGAAACTTCTTTAAACGAAGAGCAGGTTGAATACATACATCAGATACAGTTCGGGGCTGACATTCTTCTTTCAATGGCGGACGACGTACTCGATCTTTCAAAAATTCGTTCGGGGAATTTTAAACTTGAAAGCATAAGTTACAACGTTCACTCTCTTGTAGAGCACGTTACGGATCTTGTATGCATTGAAGCCTTTAATAAAGGGCTCGAAGTCGTAACGGATATAGCCGAAGACGTTCCTGTCACGGTAATAGGCGACCCTACCCGCGTTCAGCAAATTTTGCTAAACCTTTTGAAAAACGCTGTGAAATTTACAGGGGAAGGCCATGTTCTCTGCCGGCTTTCGGTCTTAAAACAAAACCTCATGTTTGAAGTGTTCGATACGGGGATGGGCATCACGAAGGAAGCAAGGAAAAAACTTTTTACATCGTTTTTTCAAGCGGACGCTTCCATAGCGCGTAAATACGGAGGAACTGGGCTGGGGCTTAGCATATGCAAAACTCTTGTCGCCGCCATGAACGGCACCATAGGGGTTTCAAAAAACAAACCTAAAGGTACAAGGTTTTGGTTTTCGATTCCTCTTAAACTGCCGCACGCGCGAAAGGCAAAACACAGGGCGGCCATTAAAGACAGCCGTACAAAAATCCTCATCGTAGACAACAATAAAACGGCCTGCAAGAGTATTTTAAACAAAATAGTGCAATGCGGATTCAGCGCGGAAAATATCTTTACGGTAAATTCGGGCAAAAGCGCTCTGTCTGCGCTGAAAAAAGCAGTTAAAGAAAAAAAGCCGTTTTCCATCGCCCTTATAGATATGATCATGCCTAAAATGGACGGATGGTATCTTGCTTCCGAAATCCGCACGAGGAACCTGTGCCTGAACACAAAGCTATATATGCTCTCTCCCGAGGGGCAAATGGGCGGCGAAGCTAAGATGAAGTTGCTTAACTGGTTTAACGGATATCTGTACAAACCAGTTAAGCAAGCCAAATTATATCAAATCTTACAGGACGCGGTGGGTTTTCACCGCAGTGCGGAAGCGCAAAAAGAATCGGATATAAATTCCGGAGAAAGGCAGGAAATTCAGGAACAGGTAGCTCACGGCCTTTCGGTTCTTGTAGTAGAAGATCATCCTGTAAACAGAAAACTCATTTCAACCTTTTTGCAAAAACTCGGCGTAGAAGTGCTGGAAGCATCCGACGGAAGCGAAGCCGTCGAAATGATAAAACAAAATCCTGAAACCGACATGGTTTTTATGGATATTCTTATGGCAAACAAAAACGGCATCGAAGCTACCGATGAGATTCGCGCCATGGACTACAGGGGAATAGTTATCGCCTGCACGGCAAACAATGATTTTGCTTCGGTTGACGAATATGAAAAACACGGAATAAACGACACTCTTATAAAGCCATTTAAAAGCTCCGACATAAAAAAAATGCTTCTTAAATGGCAGGATTTTCGTATTTTACCGGCGGAACCGATCCCTGAAGACGCCTGA
- a CDS encoding histidinol-phosphatase produces MSNMITDYHIHSTFCDGKDSPASMAESAFRKGVSILGFSSHGMYPFSSPWHIPSKNYAAYCNEIRRLKAEYEGRMDVLLSFEAEYISGICTPSMESYKLFKPDYLIGAVHFVQTQEGIFAVDDSAENVKTGIEKHFKGNGKAAVCEYFSLQREMLRKGDFTVWAHPDLVRKRNSVLNFFSEEESWYKDELYATAEEAKKAGIIAEINTGAISRGAMDDVYPSSQFLSILHDHRVPITFSSDSHEKDTIAFAFDRAEKAAKKAGYTEVIYIDRDKKIKSRSI; encoded by the coding sequence ATGTCGAATATGATAACGGACTATCACATACACTCTACTTTTTGCGACGGCAAAGACAGCCCCGCTTCCATGGCGGAATCGGCGTTTAGAAAGGGCGTTTCCATACTCGGCTTTTCAAGTCACGGAATGTATCCCTTTTCTTCACCATGGCACATTCCGTCAAAAAACTACGCCGCCTACTGTAATGAGATCCGGCGGCTGAAAGCCGAATACGAAGGAAGAATGGACGTGCTTTTATCGTTCGAAGCGGAATACATAAGCGGCATTTGTACTCCTTCGATGGAATCTTATAAATTATTCAAGCCCGATTACCTTATAGGAGCGGTGCATTTCGTGCAGACACAAGAAGGAATTTTTGCCGTCGATGATTCTGCGGAAAACGTAAAAACCGGCATTGAAAAGCATTTTAAAGGAAACGGAAAAGCCGCCGTCTGCGAATATTTTTCTCTGCAAAGAGAAATGCTTCGAAAAGGCGATTTTACTGTCTGGGCGCATCCCGATCTTGTTCGCAAACGCAATTCGGTTTTAAATTTTTTCAGCGAAGAAGAATCTTGGTACAAAGACGAGCTGTATGCCACGGCAGAGGAAGCAAAAAAAGCAGGCATTATTGCAGAAATAAACACCGGGGCGATTTCCAGAGGAGCGATGGACGACGTATACCCTTCTTCGCAATTCCTTTCAATTCTGCATGATCACAGGGTTCCGATAACATTTTCGTCGGATTCACATGAAAAAGACACAATAGCGTTCGCTTTTGACAGAGCCGAAAAGGCTGCAAAAAAAGCGGGCTATACCGAAGTCATATACATAGACAGGGACAAAAAGATTAAAAGCCGATCCATTTAG
- a CDS encoding TraR/DksA family transcriptional regulator produces MNEKFVAEMKNVLIAQRNKILDALAEKDNDFEKLLTTVESGDVVDIASDVVDRTLLDSLSAQDSERLQMINQSLDRISRGTYGHCLMCHKEIPEQRLRALPSACFCIDCQTKSELQNR; encoded by the coding sequence ATGAACGAAAAGTTTGTTGCAGAGATGAAAAATGTATTGATCGCACAACGAAATAAAATACTTGATGCCCTTGCTGAAAAGGACAATGATTTTGAAAAACTTTTGACAACGGTTGAGTCGGGAGACGTCGTTGACATAGCTTCCGATGTCGTCGACAGAACTCTTTTGGATTCTTTAAGTGCGCAGGATTCCGAGCGTCTTCAGATGATAAATCAGTCGCTGGACCGCATTTCAAGGGGAACTTACGGACACTGCCTTATGTGCCATAAAGAAATTCCCGAGCAGCGTTTACGGGCGCTGCCTTCCGCCTGCTTTTGTATAGATTGCCAAACTAAATCCGAATTGCAAAACCGCTAA
- the infA gene encoding translation initiation factor IF-1: MAKEEAIEVEGVVKEALPNTMFRVELQNGHIIMAHLSGKMRKHYIRIVPGDSVKVALSPYDLNRGRIIFRQR, translated from the coding sequence GTGGCAAAAGAGGAAGCGATTGAAGTCGAGGGCGTCGTAAAAGAAGCGCTGCCCAATACTATGTTTCGTGTAGAATTGCAGAACGGACATATCATCATGGCTCACCTGTCCGGCAAGATGAGAAAGCATTACATAAGAATTGTTCCCGGCGACAGTGTAAAAGTCGCTCTTTCTCCGTATGATTTAAACCGCGGAAGGATAATATTCAGACAGCGGTAA
- a CDS encoding DnaJ domain-containing protein, producing the protein MKDLYTELGVSKTASADEIKKAYRELAFKYHPDRNPGDAAAEERFKNINAAYSVLGDEAKRSQYDMYGSAETSSYRDPFANQRYGNAARFDNADAFWEWFTNVQNSSEQNSEGNTYWHSFSWGRQEPPQNLSKSDALLMLIKRLLMISLGIIFLPYSFGFLWIIPIGLFVPVLCVAAIVNGIKGALVAVKCLFSQNKE; encoded by the coding sequence TTGAAGGATCTGTACACGGAACTCGGTGTTTCCAAAACGGCCTCGGCCGATGAAATAAAAAAGGCATACAGGGAACTCGCGTTTAAATATCATCCTGATAGAAATCCCGGCGACGCCGCGGCCGAAGAAAGATTTAAAAACATAAACGCCGCTTATTCCGTGCTGGGCGACGAAGCCAAACGCTCCCAATACGATATGTACGGTTCCGCCGAAACGTCTTCGTATAGAGATCCGTTTGCAAATCAAAGATACGGCAATGCCGCTCGATTTGATAATGCGGATGCGTTTTGGGAATGGTTTACAAATGTGCAAAACTCGTCCGAACAAAATTCCGAAGGGAATACGTACTGGCACTCTTTTTCATGGGGCAGGCAGGAACCTCCGCAAAATCTTTCAAAAAGCGACGCGCTGTTAATGCTCATAAAAAGGCTGCTTATGATTTCGCTCGGAATAATATTTCTTCCATATTCGTTCGGATTTTTATGGATTATTCCTATAGGATTATTTGTTCCCGTTTTATGCGTTGCGGCAATTGTAAACGGAATAAAAGGCGCCCTTGTCGCGGTTAAATGTCTTTTTTCACAGAATAAAGAATAG
- a CDS encoding Smr/MutS family protein, translating into MDFGDILSQWETLKKKEPKDIHKRSENSRPKAPEKTVNPMEMWMRRYGVIDKDAAADEYDQRLKLEDRVYLKAMSPQSRLDLHGLTREEAWQRLDGFISECKLKGLRKVLIIHGKGNHSHGSDPVLGATVRSFIETDKRLGAFGHPNRNMGGSGATWVVIR; encoded by the coding sequence ATGGATTTCGGTGATATTCTTAGTCAGTGGGAAACTCTTAAAAAAAAGGAACCTAAAGACATTCATAAACGTTCCGAAAATTCCCGCCCTAAGGCTCCTGAAAAAACCGTAAATCCTATGGAAATGTGGATGCGGCGTTACGGGGTTATTGACAAAGATGCCGCTGCGGACGAATATGATCAACGGCTCAAACTTGAAGACAGAGTATACCTTAAGGCTATGAGCCCTCAAAGCCGCCTGGATCTCCACGGTCTTACCCGCGAAGAAGCGTGGCAGCGGCTGGACGGCTTTATAAGCGAATGTAAGCTAAAAGGGCTTCGTAAGGTTTTGATTATCCACGGGAAGGGAAACCACTCGCACGGCAGCGATCCCGTTCTGGGAGCAACCGTTCGTTCTTTTATAGAAACGGATAAAAGGCTCGGCGCTTTTGGACATCCCAACAGGAATATGGGCGGGAGCGGAGCGACGTGGGTTGTTATAAGGTAA